In endosymbiont of unidentified scaly snail isolate Monju, the following are encoded in one genomic region:
- a CDS encoding sulfur globule family protein: MKKIIAIAAIIASAQASAFWGWDNSNNATDGRYNGKGDFNGNATGEAEATFSMTFTGKGKTRGDFKGNGDSNSNWAAYGYDAPYYYGYTPYAASVTPVTAPAQPAAQ; the protein is encoded by the coding sequence ATGAAAAAGATCATCGCCATCGCTGCCATCATCGCTTCCGCCCAGGCCTCTGCCTTCTGGGGCTGGGACAACAGCAACAACGCTACCGACGGCCGCTACAACGGCAAGGGTGACTTCAACGGCAACGCTACCGGCGAGGCCGAGGCCACCTTCAGCATGACCTTCACCGGCAAGGGCAAGACCCGCGGCGATTTCAAGGGCAACGGCGACAGCAACAGCAACTGGGCCGCCTATGGCTACGATGCCCCCTACTACTACGGCTACACGCCCTATGCCGCATCCGTCACCCCGGTGACTGCCCCTGCGCAACCGGCTGCCCAGTAA
- a CDS encoding SIMPL domain-containing protein (The SIMPL domain is named for its presence in mouse protein SIMPL (signalling molecule that associates with mouse pelle-like kinase). Bacterial member BP26, from Brucella, was shown to assemble into a channel-like structure, while YggE from E. coli has been associated with resistance to oxidative stress.), with translation MRQSLLFLLLTLFTAGALAEAPPYNRVSLSEQASTELENDRMVAILFAQAEGHDTVAPAREVNRTVRQAVNKARQRPGIEVSTLNYRTQPVYEKGRIVRWRVTQQVRLESHEGQALGKLIGELQSDSLRVQSLGYRLSEEKRRQHIDEVIEQALQRFTHRAQRIAATLGRKGYRLVRLSVNEGRPGPTPVRLDAMVADTPLARRAGPVTIESRPAPRA, from the coding sequence ATGCGTCAATCCCTGCTGTTTCTGTTACTGACCCTGTTCACCGCCGGCGCGCTCGCCGAAGCTCCCCCGTACAACCGGGTCAGCCTGTCCGAGCAGGCCAGCACCGAACTGGAGAACGACCGAATGGTCGCCATCCTCTTCGCCCAGGCCGAAGGCCACGACACCGTGGCACCGGCACGCGAAGTCAACCGCACCGTTCGACAGGCCGTGAACAAGGCCCGCCAGCGCCCGGGCATCGAGGTCAGCACGCTCAACTACCGCACCCAGCCGGTGTACGAAAAGGGCCGCATCGTGCGCTGGCGGGTGACCCAGCAGGTCCGCCTGGAGAGCCACGAAGGCCAGGCGCTGGGCAAGCTGATCGGCGAGCTGCAATCCGACAGCCTGCGCGTGCAGTCACTGGGCTACCGGCTCTCGGAAGAGAAACGCCGCCAGCACATCGACGAGGTGATCGAACAGGCACTGCAACGCTTCACCCACCGGGCCCAACGCATCGCCGCCACACTGGGCAGGAAGGGCTACCGGCTGGTGCGCCTGTCGGTCAACGAGGGACGTCCCGGGCCGACGCCGGTACGCCTGGATGCCATGGTGGCCGACACCCCGCTGGCCAGGCGGGCAGGCCCGGTGACCATCGAGTCGAGGCCGGCACCGCGCGCCTGA
- a CDS encoding carbonic anhydrase — protein sequence MISALEALQKLREGNARFVAGQAQTPALSCADRRQSLTSGQTPFAIILGCSDSRVPAEIVFDQGLGDLFVIRVAGNIVAPSQVGSIEFAAERFGTPLVVVLGHSQCGAICATIEELERPAENRSPNLRAIVDRVRPSVEPLMDTELRNDRDRLIDRAVHANIRAAVNQLQHGSAILERLIAEERLMVVGAHYSLETGEVSFDTPD from the coding sequence ATGATCTCCGCTCTCGAAGCCCTGCAGAAACTCCGGGAAGGCAACGCCCGTTTCGTCGCCGGTCAGGCGCAAACCCCCGCGCTGAGCTGTGCCGACCGCCGGCAGTCACTGACCAGCGGCCAGACGCCCTTTGCCATCATCCTCGGCTGCTCGGATTCACGAGTACCCGCCGAGATCGTGTTCGACCAGGGCCTGGGCGACCTGTTCGTGATCCGCGTGGCGGGCAACATCGTGGCCCCCTCGCAGGTCGGCAGCATCGAGTTCGCCGCCGAGCGTTTCGGCACGCCGCTGGTGGTGGTCCTGGGCCATTCGCAATGCGGCGCCATCTGCGCCACCATCGAGGAACTGGAACGCCCCGCGGAGAACCGCTCCCCCAACCTGCGCGCCATCGTCGATCGCGTGCGCCCCTCGGTAGAACCTCTGATGGACACCGAGCTGCGCAATGACCGCGACCGCCTGATCGACCGCGCGGTACACGCCAACATCCGCGCCGCGGTCAATCAGCTACAGCATGGCTCGGCCATCCTTGAACGCCTGATCGCCGAGGAGCGCCTGATGGTAGTTGGTGCTCACTATTCTCTGGAGACCGGCGAAGTCAGCTTCGATACGCCGGATTGA